Proteins encoded together in one Streptomyces sp. B1I3 window:
- a CDS encoding SDR family oxidoreductase — MADQPPADRRTVVVTGAGRGLGLAMARRAGADGFRVVVAELERERGERAVAELLADGLDAHFVRCDVADPASVDALAEAVRRLGALHGLVNNAALANGVGGKEFQDIDVEVWDRLMTVNARSPWLVSKALYPLFSGPGRIVNIASDAALYGSPRLAHYIASKGAVIALTRAMARELGDKGITVNAVAPGLTECEATETVPAERHDLYRLNRAVSRPQRPDDITGIVSFLLGDGSSYLTGQVIAVNGGFTMN; from the coding sequence CGGCGCACCGTCGTCGTCACCGGGGCGGGCCGTGGCCTGGGACTGGCCATGGCCCGCCGGGCGGGTGCGGACGGCTTCCGGGTCGTCGTCGCCGAGCTGGAGCGCGAGCGGGGCGAGCGCGCCGTCGCGGAACTGCTCGCCGACGGCCTGGACGCCCACTTCGTCCGCTGCGACGTCGCCGACCCAGCCTCCGTGGACGCCCTCGCCGAGGCGGTGCGCCGGCTGGGCGCCCTGCACGGTCTGGTGAACAACGCGGCCCTCGCCAACGGCGTCGGCGGCAAGGAGTTCCAGGACATCGACGTCGAGGTGTGGGACCGGCTGATGACGGTCAACGCCCGCAGCCCCTGGCTGGTGTCCAAGGCCCTGTACCCGCTCTTCTCCGGCCCCGGCCGCATTGTCAACATCGCCTCGGACGCCGCCCTGTACGGCTCCCCGCGCCTCGCCCACTACATCGCCTCCAAGGGCGCGGTCATCGCACTGACCCGGGCCATGGCACGCGAGCTCGGCGACAAGGGGATCACCGTGAACGCGGTGGCCCCCGGCCTCACCGAGTGCGAGGCGACCGAGACCGTACCCGCCGAGCGGCACGACCTCTACCGCCTGAACCGGGCCGTCTCGCGGCCCCAGCGGCCCGACGACATCACCGGGATCGTCTCCTTCCTGCTCGGCGACGGATCCAGCTATCTGACCGGACAGGTGATCGCCGTCAACGGCGGCTTCACCATGAACTGA
- a CDS encoding SDR family oxidoreductase — protein sequence MDLGLADRTIVVTGGSSGVGLATVRALLDEGARVATCGRDADRLARAAARLGTGHDRLLTGVCDVRDADAVRDFVRRTAEEFGSVDGLVNNAGQSRMKGLDDSTAEDWRDELELKFAGVLNPVHAARPYLAASDAASVVNINAVLAKQPEPRLITTSAARAGILNLSKSLSAALAGDGIRVNSVCLGLIDTGQWTRRHAAAGSGTTYEAWQAELAADRGIALGRLGRAEEVAYAVLTLLSPRASYITGTGIDVCGGVGRSIL from the coding sequence ATGGATCTGGGCCTCGCCGACCGCACCATCGTGGTCACCGGCGGCAGCTCGGGCGTCGGCCTGGCCACGGTCCGCGCCCTGCTCGACGAAGGCGCCCGCGTCGCCACCTGCGGCCGCGACGCGGACCGGCTGGCCAGGGCGGCAGCCCGGCTCGGCACCGGACACGACCGCCTGCTCACGGGAGTCTGCGACGTACGGGACGCCGACGCGGTACGCGACTTCGTGCGGCGCACCGCCGAGGAGTTCGGCTCCGTCGACGGACTCGTCAACAACGCCGGCCAGTCCCGGATGAAAGGGCTCGACGACTCCACCGCCGAGGACTGGCGCGACGAGCTGGAGCTCAAGTTCGCCGGGGTGCTGAACCCCGTGCACGCCGCCCGCCCCTATCTCGCCGCCTCCGACGCGGCGAGTGTCGTCAACATCAACGCGGTGCTCGCCAAGCAGCCCGAACCCCGGCTGATCACCACGAGCGCCGCGCGCGCCGGCATCCTCAACCTCTCCAAATCCCTGTCGGCCGCACTGGCCGGCGACGGCATCAGGGTCAACTCCGTCTGCCTCGGACTCATCGACACCGGCCAGTGGACCCGGCGTCACGCCGCCGCCGGCTCCGGCACGACCTACGAAGCCTGGCAGGCGGAACTGGCCGCCGACCGGGGTATCGCACTCGGCCGGCTCGGCCGGGCCGAGGAGGTCGCCTACGCGGTCCTCACCCTGCTCTCACCCCGGGCCTCCTACATCACCGGCACCGGCATCGACGTCTGCGGCGGCGTCGGCCGCTCCATCCTCTGA